Proteins encoded by one window of Chondrinema litorale:
- a CDS encoding response regulator, translating into MREIECILLLEDNEADQYIIRKLLKKAGSKIDIIVCDEISDYKLKIKKYSPDVILADFNVPGFNSYDAIQISRRYNSFTPFIFVTGSVNIITAKDTVISAADAYVLKDNIKALPEVLHSLWKRSINYQKMQIEYLKLHELSNRFDNMINKLKPLIDTDKQNN; encoded by the coding sequence ATGCGCGAAATTGAATGTATTCTATTATTAGAAGACAATGAAGCCGATCAATATATTATCAGAAAGTTGTTAAAAAAAGCTGGCTCCAAAATAGATATAATTGTTTGCGACGAAATCTCGGACTACAAATTAAAAATAAAAAAATACTCTCCCGATGTAATTTTAGCAGATTTTAATGTGCCGGGTTTTAATAGTTATGATGCTATTCAAATAAGTAGACGATACAATTCTTTTACCCCATTTATTTTTGTTACTGGGAGTGTAAACATAATAACAGCAAAAGATACTGTAATTAGTGCGGCAGATGCCTATGTGTTAAAAGATAACATAAAAGCATTACCAGAAGTGCTTCACTCCTTATGGAAGCGCTCAATAAACTACCAAAAAATGCAAATCGAATATCTAAAACTACATGAACTCTCAAACAGATTTGATAATATGATTAATAAGTTAAAACCATTGATCGATACAGATAAGCAAAACAATTAA